The Phycisphaerae bacterium genome window below encodes:
- a CDS encoding sugar O-acetyltransferase — protein MTEKEKSHAGMLYQPGDPELVSDRDITIKKLYDYNRLHPLDRGARQIAIRELLGKTGDNCVVEQPLFCTYGYNTTVGNNFFLNVNCKLMDSGKITIGDNVFIAPNVCIITEEHAMDVEQRLAGLEYAHPVNIGDNVWICAGAIILPGVTIGANSVIGAGSVVTKDISPNSLAVGNPCKVIRTLV, from the coding sequence GTGACGGAAAAAGAAAAATCACATGCAGGGATGTTGTATCAGCCTGGTGACCCTGAACTTGTATCAGACCGTGATATTACCATTAAAAAGTTATATGATTACAACAGATTACACCCACTAGACCGTGGTGCACGGCAAATTGCTATACGCGAGTTGTTAGGCAAGACTGGAGATAACTGCGTTGTGGAGCAACCGCTTTTTTGCACGTATGGGTATAATACGACGGTGGGCAATAACTTCTTTCTTAATGTCAACTGTAAGCTCATGGACAGTGGGAAAATCACAATTGGAGACAATGTGTTCATTGCTCCGAATGTCTGCATTATAACGGAAGAACATGCAATGGACGTAGAACAACGGTTGGCAGGACTGGAGTATGCTCACCCAGTAAATATCGGTGACAACGTCTGGATTTGCGCTGGAGCGATTATATTACCGGGCGTAACTATCGGCGCAAATAGTGTCATCGGTGCAGGCAGTGTCGTTACGAAAGACATTTCTCCCAATAGTCTAGCTGTCGGTAATCCCTGCAAGGTAATCCGTACTCTGGTGTAA
- a CDS encoding SGNH/GDSL hydrolase family protein — protein sequence MIQYSNVLFFGNSITRHAPAPELGWHGDWGMAASAEENDYVHVLMRKLREAKPDLSFAARTIADFERKFWEYDLERLADARACPADLTIFRIGENVDAKEADTRGFGRHFLRLMEYIGPNPEAALCVGSFFNHPSANRQMKEAAAEFGCEYLDISHLDADEYKAIGLFEHEGVAAHPCDRGMKAIAEAIWDALKKNRA from the coding sequence ATGATCCAATACAGTAATGTCTTGTTCTTCGGCAACAGCATCACCAGGCACGCACCGGCCCCGGAGCTCGGCTGGCACGGCGATTGGGGAATGGCGGCCAGCGCCGAGGAAAACGACTACGTGCACGTGCTGATGCGAAAACTCCGGGAGGCAAAGCCTGATCTCTCGTTTGCGGCGCGAACCATCGCCGACTTTGAACGCAAATTCTGGGAGTACGACCTGGAGCGGCTCGCGGACGCCCGCGCGTGTCCCGCCGATCTGACGATCTTCCGGATCGGCGAAAACGTGGACGCGAAAGAAGCGGACACCCGCGGCTTCGGCCGACACTTCCTGCGGCTGATGGAATACATAGGCCCAAACCCGGAGGCGGCGCTCTGTGTCGGCAGCTTCTTCAACCATCCCAGCGCAAATCGCCAGATGAAGGAGGCCGCCGCCGAGTTCGGCTGCGAGTATCTGGACATCAGCCATCTCGACGCTGACGAGTACAAGGCAATCGGTCTGTTCGAGCACGAAGGTGTGGCGGCGCATCCCTGCGACCGCGGGATGAAGGCCATCGCCGAGGCGATCTGGGATGCCCTCAAAAAGAACCGAGCTTAA
- a CDS encoding helix-turn-helix transcriptional regulator has translation MKMFGYCRLRGAMWLRQHLDAGIEICLLAKGRFDWTIEGRSYQMRSNDCTFTLPWQKHGGTHGLLDAGELYWLIIGPRRFRRDGELKLGTWSHLPGEVQKDIGRTLCNAANPYIAADGWIRQIFHELNAAFRSGDTSTAWRINRLVDELLYAVARGAAASQVVRRDVLNLEQVRRRVMEQIDRRWTLDDLVAVTGYGKTQLTYLVRTATGLSPMAMVRRLRVDAAQHWLKTPTLEITEIALRCGFQSSQQFATVFRKLTGLSPSAWRQQRE, from the coding sequence GTGAAAATGTTCGGATACTGCCGGCTGCGGGGGGCTATGTGGCTCAGGCAGCACCTGGATGCCGGGATCGAGATTTGCCTGTTAGCCAAAGGACGGTTCGATTGGACGATCGAAGGCCGGTCGTATCAGATGCGGTCGAACGACTGCACGTTTACGCTTCCGTGGCAAAAGCATGGCGGAACGCACGGCCTGCTGGACGCGGGGGAATTATACTGGCTCATCATCGGGCCCCGGCGCTTCCGGCGCGACGGAGAACTGAAACTCGGGACCTGGTCACATCTGCCGGGCGAGGTCCAGAAGGACATCGGGCGAACGCTGTGCAACGCAGCCAATCCGTACATCGCCGCGGATGGATGGATTCGCCAGATCTTTCACGAGCTGAACGCGGCCTTCCGGTCGGGCGACACCTCGACGGCCTGGCGGATCAATCGCCTGGTCGACGAATTGCTGTACGCGGTGGCCAGAGGCGCAGCCGCCTCGCAGGTCGTCAGGCGGGACGTCTTGAATCTCGAGCAGGTGCGCCGGCGCGTGATGGAACAGATCGACCGGCGGTGGACCTTGGACGACCTGGTGGCGGTCACGGGATACGGTAAGACGCAGTTGACGTATCTGGTGCGCACGGCGACCGGACTGTCGCCGATGGCCATGGTCCGACGGCTGCGCGTGGATGCGGCCCAGCATTGGCTCAAGACGCCGACCCTGGAGATCACGGAGATCGCCTTACGGTGCGGCTTCCAGTCGAGCCAGCAGTTTGCCACGGTCTTCCGAAAACTCACCGGCCTGAGCCCGTCCGCGTGGCGGCAACAGAGAGAATAA